Proteins encoded in a region of the Triplophysa dalaica isolate WHDGS20190420 chromosome 10, ASM1584641v1, whole genome shotgun sequence genome:
- the lmnb2 gene encoding lamin-B2 produces the protein MATATPSRASSRASAAQTPLSPARISRLQEKEELSSLNDRLAVYIDRVRSLELENDRLHVKVSEKEEVTTREVSGIKTLYEAELADARRVLDETARDRAKLQINFGKVNSELEEIQKNYKKKDGDLAAALARIRELEAQYNKNEAALNTSHSENKALSAELADLKAQLAKAEDAHGVAKKQLETETLARVDLENRCQSLSEELEFRKTMFEEEVRESRRRHGKRTVEVDSGIQQDYEFKLAQALQDLRRQHEEQVQIYKEELQQTFRAKLDNAKMSSDMNDKAVLTSREELQEAHMRIEGLSYQLSALQKQASTAEERIRELESLLASDRDKYRRQLDVKEREMADMRECMQQQLNEYQELLDVKLALDMEINAYRKLLEGEEHRLKLSPSPSSRVVASRTTASSSSSSRTSRTKRKRVELEATAVAVPKVQISQNAEATGSVSIEEIDLEGKSITLMNNSEKDQSMGNWRLKRQIGDDQEISYKFSPKFVLKAGQKVTVWSADAGVSHNPPTDLLWKSQSSWGTGENILTFLVNLNGEEVAKRTVTKSMVEMENGDDEEEDFGDEDLFHQQGDPKTQSRECAVM, from the exons ATGGCGACCGCAACCCCGAGCCGCGCGTCCAGTCGCGCGTCGGCCGCCCAAACGCCGCTGAGCCCCGCGCGAATCTCGCGCCTGCAGGAGAAAGAGGAGCTGAGCTCGCTCAACGACCGCCTGGCCGTGTACATCGATCGCGTGCGGTCGCTCGAACTCGAGAACGACCGACTGCACGTGAAAGTATCCGAGAAGGAGGAAGTCACCACCAGAGAG GTCTCTGGGATTAAGACTCTCTACGAGGCCGAACTTGCTGATGCCAGACGGGTGCTTGACGAAACCGCCCGCGACAGAGCCAAACTTCAGATCAATTTTGGAAAAGTCAATTCTGAGCTTGAGGAGATCCAGAAAAA CTATAAGAAGAAGGATGGAGATCTGGCTGCGGCTCTGGCCCGTATTAGAGAACTGGAAGCTCAGTACAACAAAAACGAGGCCGCGCTCAACACCTCTCATAGCGAAAACAAAGCCCTGTCTGCCGAACTTGCCGACCTGAAGGCTCAGCTTGCCAAA GCAGAAGATGCTCACGGCGTGGCTAAGAAACAGCTAGAGACAGAGACTTTGGCGCGAGTGGACCTGGAGAACCGTTGCCAGAGTCTCTCAGAGGAGCTGGAGTTCAGAAAGACCATGTTTGAGGAG gaggTGCGTGAGAGTCGCAGGCGTCACGGTAAGCGCACGGTGGAGGTGGACAGCGGGATTCAGCAGGACTACGAGTTCAAACTCGCGCAGGCGCTCCAGGATCTGCGCAGGCAGCATGAGGAACAGGTGCAGATCTACAAGGAAGAGCTGCAGCAAACCTTCAGGGCCAAG ctGGATAATGCAAAGATGTCATCCGACATGAACGATAAGGCCGTGCTCACCTCCCGCGAAGAGCTGCAGGAAGCCCACATGAGGATCGAGGGCTTGAGCTATCAGCTCAGCGCCCTGCAGAAGCAG GCGTCAACTGCCGAGGAGCGCATCCGTGAGCTTGAGTCCCTCCTGGCAAGCGACAGAGACAAGTACCGGCGACAGCTGGACGTCAAAGAGCGCGAGATGGCCGATATGAGGGAGTGCATGCAGCAACAGCTGAACGAGTACCAAGAGCTTCTGGACGTTAAACTGGCCCTTGACATGGAGATCAATGCCTACAGGAAGCTCCTGGAAGGAGAAGAGCACAG GCTGAAGTTGTCCCCCAGCCCGTCCTCACGAGTGGTGGCGTCTCGCACCACGGCTAGCAGCAGCAGTTCTTCGCGCACCTCCCGCACAAAGAGAAAACGTGTGGAGCTCGAAGCAACTGCTGTCGCTGTTCCCAAAGTCCAGATCAGCCAGAATGCAGAGGCCACAGGCAGCGTCAGCATTGAGGAAATTGACCTTGAGGGAAAATCCATCACTCTCATGAACAACTCTGAAAAG GATCAATCTATGGGCAACTGGCGTCTAAAGAGGCAGATTGGAGATGATCAGGAAATTTCTTACAAGTTTAGTCCCAAGTTTGTTCTGAAGGCTGGTCAGAAAGTAACG GTGTGGAGCGCCGATGCCGGCGTGTCCCACAACCCACCAACAGACCTGCTGTGGAAGAGCCAGAGCTCCTGGGGCACCGGAGAGAATATACTCACCTTTTTGGTGAATTTAAATGGAGAG GAAGTGGCAAAACGAACCGTCACGAAAAGCATGGTGGAGATGGAGAATGGcgatgatgaggaggaagacTTTGGAGATGAAGATCTTTTCCATCAGCAG GGAGATCCAAAGACCCAATCCAGAGAATGCGCCGTTATGTGA
- the LOC130429967 gene encoding histamine H3 receptor — protein MVTCFSGFNSSSANITTVTSDVAPFPGYTMVILAILMITLVVVVVVGNALVILAFVVDKSLRNQCNYFFLNLAISDFLVGAFCIPVYIPYVLTGRWMLGRGLCKLWLLMDYLLCTASVFNIVLISYDRFLSVTRAVRYRAQQGVTRLAVLKMLAVWVLAFLLYGPAIIFWELLVGKSIVPEDECFAEFYCTWYFLLSASTFEFFSPFISVSFFNFSIYLNIQRRNRNRMAHVEAEREDGWRVVDGQNSSVFFVKTRKVSSSGPAGVSAVIQDDEEMSPSSSGDPSSSHSVSLTMKVTNKKRGLFRGWVRTRIIRAQDTSNACGPCRSGGHARLSRDKKIAKSLAIIVCVFGVCWAPYTLLVIIRAACKGTCVEHHWYEVTFWLLWLNSAINPFLYPLCHSSFRRAFAKILCPKRQSVRPHEESPSCQ, from the exons ATGGTCACCTGCTTTTCAGGATTCAATTCTTCCAGCGCCAACATCACGACCGTCACCTCGGATGTGGCCCCGTTCCCCGGGTACACGATGGTCATCCTTGCCATCCTTATGATAACCCTGGTGGTCGTGGTGGTGGTCGGAAACGCGCTGGTTATCCTCGCCTTCGTCGTGGACAAGAGCCTCAGAAACCAGTGCAATTACTTCTTCCTCAATTTGGCTATATCAGACTTCCTCGTTG GGGCCTTTTGCATTCCGGTCTATATCCCCTACGTCTTGACGGGAAGATGGATGTTGGGTCGTGGATTGTGCAAGCTGTGGTTGCTGATGGACTACTTGCTGTGCACGGCTTCCGTCTTCAATATCGTCTTAATCAGCTACGATCGCTTCCTATCTGTCACGCGAGCA GTGAGATATAGAGCCCAGCAGGGTGTCACGCGTCTGGCAGTGCTCAAGATGTTGGCAGTCTGGGTCTTGGCGTTCCTCCTCTACGGTCCCGCTATCATCTTTTGGGAGCTGCTGGTCGGCAAGAGCATTGTTCCAGAGGACGAGTGTTTCGCCGAGTTCTACTGCACATGGTACTTCCTGCTGTCGGCTTCCACCTTCGAGTTCTTCTCCCCCTTCATCTCAGTGAGCTTCTTTAACTTCAGCATCTATCTCAACATCCAGCGGAGGAACCGCAACAGGATGGCGCACGTGGAGGCCGAAAGAGAGGACGGATGGCGGGTCGTGGACGGCCAGAATTCGTCGGTTTTCTTCGTCAAAACGCGCAAGGTGTCCTCCAGCGGGCCGGCGGGCGTTTCGGCCGTCATCCAAGACGACGAGGAAATGTCGCCTTCGTCCAGCGGAGACCCAAGCAGCTCTCACTCCGTGTCCCTGACGATGAAGGTGACCAATAAGAAGCGAGGACTATTTAGAGGTTGGGTGAGGACGAGGATTATACGAGCGCAGGATACTTCTAACGCTTGCGGCCCCTGCAGGAGCGGAGGCCACGCACGACTCTCCCGTGACAAGAAGATCGCCAAGTCTCTGGCAATCatagtgtgtgtttttgggGTTTGCTGGGCACCGTATACTCTCTTGGTGATCATACGGGCTGCTTGTAAAGGTACTTGCGTGGAACATCACTGGTACGAAGTCACTTTCTGGCTGCTTTGGCTTAATTCAGCCATAAACCCTTTTCTCTATCCCCTTTGCCACAGCAGTTTTCGCCGGGCATTTGCCAAGATTTTGTGCCCCAAGCGGCAGTCTGTTCGACCGCATGAAGAAAGCCCTTCCTGCCAATGA
- the rpl36 gene encoding 60S ribosomal protein L36, whose protein sequence is MAIRYPMAVGLNKGFPVTKNVTKPKHSRRRGRLTKHTKFVRDMIREVCGFAPYERRAMELLKVSRDKRALKFIKKRVGTHIRAKRKREELSNILAAMRKAAAKKE, encoded by the exons ATGGCCATCAGGTATCCTATGGCTGTTGGCCTTAATAAAGGCTTTCCAGTGACCAAAAATGTTACCAAGCCCAAGCACAGCCGCAGGAGAGGG CGTCTGACCAAACACACCAAGTTTGTGCGTGACATGATCCGCGAGGTGTGTGGTTTCGCCCCCTACGAGAGGCGTGCTATGGAGCTGCTGAAAGTGTCCAGGGACAAGCGTGCCCTCAAATTCATCAAGAAAAGG GTGGGAACTCACATCCGCGCCAAGAGAAAGAGGGAAGAGCTCAGCAACATTCTGGCCGCAATGAGGAAAGCCGCTGCCAAGAAGGAGTAA